A window from Chryseobacterium vaccae encodes these proteins:
- the yajC gene encoding preprotein translocase subunit YajC, whose amino-acid sequence MLTIFLQAQPQGSSSMMLIMMGVMFVGFYFLMIRPQMKKQKQEKNFQETLKVGTRVVLTSGLHGRIAQVQDDGFVIETLSGKLKFEKAAVSREFTEARFGDKAKAAEKTADKKENEAETK is encoded by the coding sequence ATGTTAACAATCTTTTTACAAGCACAGCCACAAGGATCTTCTTCAATGATGCTGATCATGATGGGTGTGATGTTTGTAGGTTTTTATTTCCTGATGATAAGACCGCAAATGAAAAAGCAAAAACAGGAAAAGAACTTCCAGGAAACTTTAAAAGTAGGAACCAGAGTAGTGCTTACTTCAGGTCTTCACGGAAGAATTGCCCAAGTTCAGGACGATGGTTTCGTTATTGAAACATTATCCGGAAAGCTGAAATTCGAAAAAGCAGCGGTTTCAAGAGAATTTACTGAAGCGCGTTTTGGAGATAAGGCAAAAGCTGCTGAAAAAACAGCAGATAAAAAAGAAAATGAAGCTGAAACAAAATAA
- a CDS encoding SDR family NAD(P)-dependent oxidoreductase, with amino-acid sequence MNQNTGKNVLILGANSDVAKQCIKQYIEKGFSVMAASRDTRSLEKFVTENSLDASKIRILYFDAVDFDSHQSFYDSLPAKPHIVVYAAGFLVDNEKALKDFKGASQMMQVNYMGAVSILNIIATDQSNRNLERIVGLSSLSGVRGRKSNFVYGSTKAAFTQYLAGLRQELAFRKIIVNVLVIGYIRTKINEGLQLNESLIMEPDYVAKFIVNAGNTFTIVPNFKWKIIYLILKILPESLVAKLP; translated from the coding sequence ATGAATCAGAATACAGGCAAAAACGTTCTCATTTTAGGAGCCAATTCAGATGTGGCCAAGCAGTGTATAAAACAGTATATTGAAAAAGGATTTTCAGTAATGGCGGCTTCACGGGATACCAGATCACTGGAGAAATTTGTGACAGAGAACAGTCTGGATGCTTCAAAAATCAGAATTTTGTACTTTGACGCTGTAGATTTTGATTCTCACCAGTCATTTTATGACAGCCTTCCTGCAAAACCTCATATTGTGGTGTATGCTGCCGGATTTTTAGTGGATAATGAAAAAGCATTAAAAGATTTTAAAGGAGCCAGCCAGATGATGCAGGTTAATTATATGGGGGCGGTATCTATCCTAAACATCATTGCAACGGATCAAAGCAATAGAAATCTGGAAAGGATTGTCGGATTGTCTTCGCTTTCCGGAGTAAGGGGAAGAAAAAGCAATTTTGTATATGGAAGTACGAAAGCTGCATTTACCCAGTATTTAGCAGGGTTACGACAGGAGCTTGCTTTCAGAAAAATTATTGTAAATGTTTTGGTGATTGGCTACATCAGAACCAAGATCAATGAAGGGCTGCAACTGAATGAATCTCTGATTATGGAACCGGACTATGTAGCGAAATTCATTGTGAATGCTGGAAATACCTTTACTATTGTTCCCAATTTTAAGTGGAAAATTATTTATTTGATTTTGAAAATATTACCGGAAAGCCTGGTCGCAAAACTTCCTTGA
- a CDS encoding transcription antitermination protein NusB has product MLGRRQIREKVVQTVYSYYQNPVKFDVLEKNMFSGIEKIYYLYIYQLNFLVALKELAENQIEIGKNKFIKTDADINPNQKFINNQILIKLEENPERLFFTGQHKQLKWDMHDDLLVKTFQRITAGKRYQDFMKEDGYSFEDDQKFIGKLFLRYIAENDDFHDYLGDKELSWYDDIHIANSMVQKTIGFLKEDEESRTLIKMIKDEEDKTFASKLLRDTLNNWEINEKKLEERLENWDLERVSLMDKVILSTSISELDNFPFTPSRVIINEYIEIAKVFATDRSNIFINGILDKYCKDQNRI; this is encoded by the coding sequence ATGTTAGGAAGACGACAAATCCGTGAAAAAGTAGTACAAACAGTGTATTCTTACTACCAGAATCCTGTAAAGTTTGATGTTTTAGAGAAAAATATGTTCTCAGGAATAGAGAAAATCTATTATCTATACATCTATCAGCTGAATTTTTTAGTAGCCCTCAAAGAACTGGCAGAAAACCAGATCGAGATCGGGAAAAATAAATTCATTAAAACTGATGCTGATATCAATCCTAACCAAAAATTCATCAACAACCAGATCCTGATTAAACTGGAAGAAAACCCTGAAAGGTTATTTTTTACAGGCCAGCACAAACAGCTGAAGTGGGATATGCATGATGATTTATTGGTGAAGACTTTCCAGAGAATCACTGCAGGAAAACGATATCAGGATTTCATGAAAGAAGATGGATATTCTTTTGAAGATGATCAGAAGTTCATTGGAAAACTGTTTTTAAGATATATCGCTGAAAATGATGATTTTCATGATTATTTAGGGGACAAAGAACTTTCATGGTATGATGATATCCATATTGCCAATTCCATGGTGCAGAAAACAATTGGTTTTCTGAAAGAAGATGAAGAAAGCAGAACTCTGATTAAAATGATCAAAGATGAAGAGGATAAAACTTTTGCCAGCAAACTGCTTAGAGATACGCTGAATAACTGGGAAATCAATGAAAAGAAATTGGAAGAAAGACTGGAAAATTGGGATCTGGAAAGAGTTTCTTTAATGGATAAAGTAATTTTGTCAACTTCCATCTCTGAACTGGATAATTTTCCTTTTACGCCTTCAAGAGTTATTATTAATGAATATATTGAAATTGCGAAAGTATTTGCTACAGACCGTTCCAATATTTTCATTAACGGAATTTTGGATAAATATTGTAAAGATCAAAATAGAATTTAA
- the ligD gene encoding DNA ligase D has product MVAKSSEKAFDDEKWIFEIKWDGYRAIADLSHDDPLFYSRNGISFLSKFGKIAEDFSTQKYKMILDGEIVAYDHNGRPSFQLLQQIGDNPEQALAYQVFDLLWLNGYSTEDLPLLQRKELLKEALTETEIIKYCDHIPEKGTAFFKQMKKMKLEGMIAKKADSRYIENHRTGDWLKIKFSNTDEAIICGFTEPRGSRESFGALILGKFMNGKLKYCGHTGTGFNNESLKQLHQQLQKLTIKTSPFETIPKTNMPVIWTKPELVCEIKYSEITKDGIYRHSVFVTLREDKEPEEIAEAENKLSSNRKHPKIMKAKSSLKKTENSEKEITLNKHKVKLTNQDKIYFPKDGITKGDVIEYYQSVASYILPYLKNRPLSLNRFPNGIEEQGFYQKDAGDSIPEWIKTTQVYSESNDKYIDYIYCNDKATLAYLNNLGCIDLNPWNSSLPDLEHPDYLVLDLDPSKKNTFDDVVETALQVNEVLKSVKVKGYCKTSGSTGIHIYIPMDGKYDFEQVKDFAHILMKQVNEKLPKITTLERSLQKRDDKKIYLDYLQNRTGQTLASAYSLRPKEGTAVSMPLEWNELKPGLKPIDFNIHNALERIKEKGDLFKPVLEKGIDMMKTLELLQP; this is encoded by the coding sequence ATGGTTGCCAAATCATCTGAAAAAGCATTTGATGATGAGAAATGGATCTTTGAAATAAAATGGGACGGCTATAGAGCCATTGCAGACCTCAGCCATGATGACCCCTTATTCTATTCCCGAAACGGAATTTCGTTTTTATCAAAATTCGGAAAAATCGCAGAAGACTTCAGCACTCAGAAATATAAGATGATTCTGGATGGTGAAATTGTGGCTTATGATCATAACGGAAGACCTAGTTTTCAGCTATTACAACAGATCGGAGACAATCCTGAGCAGGCTCTGGCTTATCAGGTCTTTGATCTTCTTTGGCTGAACGGCTATTCCACCGAAGATCTTCCCCTTCTGCAGCGGAAGGAACTGCTTAAAGAAGCTTTAACAGAAACAGAAATCATTAAATATTGTGATCATATTCCGGAAAAAGGAACTGCCTTTTTTAAACAGATGAAAAAAATGAAACTTGAAGGGATGATCGCAAAAAAAGCAGATAGCCGATATATTGAAAATCACAGAACCGGTGACTGGCTGAAAATAAAGTTCAGCAATACAGATGAAGCTATCATCTGCGGTTTTACAGAGCCGAGGGGTTCACGTGAGAGCTTCGGTGCATTGATCTTAGGAAAATTTATGAATGGTAAACTTAAGTACTGCGGTCATACAGGAACCGGCTTTAACAATGAATCATTAAAACAGCTTCACCAACAGCTTCAGAAACTGACTATAAAAACCTCTCCGTTTGAAACGATTCCTAAAACCAATATGCCTGTTATCTGGACGAAACCTGAGCTGGTTTGTGAAATTAAATATTCGGAAATCACCAAAGACGGCATCTACCGCCATTCTGTTTTTGTAACTCTCCGGGAAGACAAAGAGCCCGAAGAAATTGCAGAGGCTGAAAATAAATTAAGTTCAAACCGCAAACATCCAAAAATAATGAAAGCCAAAAGTTCGTTAAAAAAAACTGAAAATTCTGAAAAAGAAATTACTCTAAATAAGCATAAGGTAAAACTTACCAATCAGGATAAGATTTATTTTCCAAAAGATGGTATTACCAAAGGGGATGTGATAGAATATTATCAGTCTGTTGCCTCGTATATCCTTCCCTATCTTAAAAACCGGCCTTTGTCTCTGAACCGTTTTCCGAACGGCATTGAAGAGCAAGGCTTTTATCAGAAGGATGCCGGTGATAGCATTCCTGAATGGATCAAAACGACACAGGTCTACTCGGAATCCAATGATAAATATATTGATTATATCTACTGTAATGACAAAGCAACTCTGGCTTATCTGAATAATTTAGGCTGTATTGATCTCAACCCATGGAACAGTTCCCTGCCCGACCTGGAACATCCTGATTATCTTGTTCTGGACCTTGACCCATCAAAAAAGAACACATTTGATGATGTAGTTGAAACGGCCCTGCAGGTAAATGAAGTTTTAAAATCCGTTAAAGTGAAAGGCTATTGCAAAACTTCCGGAAGCACAGGAATCCACATTTATATTCCGATGGATGGGAAATATGATTTTGAACAGGTAAAAGATTTTGCACACATCCTGATGAAGCAGGTAAATGAAAAACTTCCCAAAATCACTACTCTGGAAAGAAGTCTTCAGAAAAGAGATGATAAAAAAATCTATCTCGATTATCTGCAGAACAGAACAGGACAGACTTTAGCGAGCGCATATAGTTTAAGGCCTAAAGAAGGAACCGCTGTTTCTATGCCGCTGGAATGGAATGAACTGAAACCTGGATTGAAACCTATTGACTTCAATATTCATAATGCGCTTGAAAGGATTAAAGAGAAGGGAGATTTATTTAAACCCGTTCTGGAAAAGGGAATTGATATGATGAAGACATTGGAATTGTTGCAGCCATAA
- a CDS encoding DUF1573 domain-containing protein produces MKKTLSIIALSIIGFGLVSCKKENKETQTTETTTDSTASAAGTPADSAVTPVTAEAGVPAQVSTQPSTTVALGESNFDFGKIKKGDKVEHVYEITNTGNNPLVISEVKPGCGCTAPDFTKEPILPGKKGKITLHFDSTNFDGNVQKYADVFANVEKSPIRLTFTANIQP; encoded by the coding sequence ATGAAAAAGACGTTATCAATTATCGCTTTGTCTATTATAGGCTTTGGTTTGGTTTCCTGCAAAAAAGAAAACAAAGAAACTCAGACTACTGAAACTACAACAGATTCTACAGCTTCAGCAGCTGGTACTCCTGCAGATTCTGCAGTAACTCCTGTAACCGCTGAGGCAGGTGTTCCTGCGCAGGTTTCTACCCAGCCATCAACTACAGTGGCTTTAGGTGAAAGCAACTTCGATTTTGGGAAAATCAAAAAAGGAGATAAAGTAGAGCACGTATACGAAATTACCAATACTGGAAACAATCCGTTAGTAATTTCTGAAGTAAAGCCAGGATGCGGATGTACAGCTCCTGATTTTACGAAAGAACCGATTCTTCCAGGTAAAAAAGGAAAAATTACATTGCATTTTGATTCTACTAACTTCGACGGAAACGTTCAGAAGTATGCAGATGTATTCGCCAATGTAGAGAAGTCTCCAATCAGATTAACGTTCACAGCGAACATTCAACCTTAA